In a genomic window of Scheffersomyces stipitis CBS 6054 chromosome 4, complete sequence:
- a CDS encoding predicted protein, with translation MAYIKQYGSVILHRRDAWGGDTWASGGARWAFFAIFIVLILIVIFGTLRVNKKRSRQGVQPLYGTRWMTPPSYRQSQTQYDQPDNVRDPDLPSAYVPTYTAEANEYDMGYYDQSGKFHANPNAKAASMAPPPSAHQRQTSVHGDAIPISSTVPAGVLTDEDADISRPTGPPP, from the coding sequence ATGGCTTATATAAAGCAATATGGAAGCGTAATACTTCACAGGAGAGATGCCTGGGGAGGTGATACATGGGCTTCTGGTGGAGCCAGATGGGCGTTTTTTGCTATCTTCATTGTACTTATTCTAATAGTCATTTTTGGAACCTTGCGAgtgaacaagaaaagatcaCGGCAGGGTGTTCAACCTCTCTATGGAACAAGATGGATGACTCCTCCGTCGTACAGACAGTCCCAAACCCAGTATGATCAACCAGATAACGTTAGAGATCCAGATCTTCCTAGTGCTTACGTTCCAACCTATACTGCTGAAGCCAATGAATACGATATGGGATACTACGACCAGTCAGGTAAATTCCATGCGAATCCAAACGCCAAGGCTGCTCTGATGGCACCTCCCCCAAGTGCTCATCAAAGGCAGACTTCAGTGCATGGAGATGCTATTCCAATCAGCTCTACAGTACCGGCTGGAGTGTTGACCGATGAGGATGCCGATATTTCCAGACCAACTGGACCTCCTCCA
- a CDS encoding predicted protein encodes MKFEVAFGCKYSYNNTVMKHHLKFMAIKAEYSCEASFSLAVCLKSESSGDVQIFHSQENHNKSKENMILTSKWMDIVQTINSEREFVLSYGSRNGSKIHFLRQFADSDILVQRFTATLKVLKILLLQAQSNSKKSTTIRDIYYQDVEAFHWKQRYCNEILHSIVVDSLGLSLEHNFSIYPSQKGLVYGDFAIQSNEGTIFQMSYSEEPVLIPLHTKFEHILPNEESHYAIVILEKEAVFQSFCYYIKTRYTLKDNFVPDNLIVVTGKGFPDNLTKKFVNILANTAFTNSVTLGFFDSDVYGINICKNYQDEIATESKSRDIYAGVYLMDYIAGWSDITARERILIMSTITKITTVYPTIQNKRFHRELTRGLWLSKKCEMNVYQGDADQSEGISSIAINEYILSQINSHKKVIK; translated from the coding sequence atgaaattcGAAGTAGCTTTTGGCTGCAAATACAGTTATAACAACACAGTCATGAAGCACCACCTAAAGTTCATGGCAATAAAGGCCGAGTACTCCTGTGAGGCGTCCTTCAGTTTAGCAGTATGCTTGAAAAGTGAAAGTAGTGGAGACGTCCAAATCTTCCATTCACAAGAAAATCATAACAAATCAAAAGAGAACATGATCTTGACTTCCAAGTGGATGGACATTGTACAAACAATAAATTCTGAACGTGAGTTCGTTCTTTCGTATGGTAGCAGAAATGGTTCGAAGATACACTTTTTAAGGCAGTTTGCAGACCTGGATATATTGGTCCAAAGATTTACTGCCACATTAaaggtgttgaagatcCTACTTCTACAGGCACAATCAAATTCtaagaaatcaacaacaataagaGATATTTACTatcaagatgttgaagcCTTTCACTGGAAACAAAGATATTGCAAtgaaattttgcacctGATTGTTGTCGATTCCTTGGGTTTGAGTTTGGAACACAATTTCAGCATATACCCTTCTCAAAAGGGTCTTGTGTATGGTGATTTTGCAATACAGTCTAATGAAGGAACTATATTTCAAATGAGCTATTCTGAAGAACCAGTTTTAATTCCTCTACACACCAAGTTTGAACACATCTTACCAAATGAGGAAAGTCACTATGCTATAGTCATTTtagaaaaagaagctgTTTTCCAATCCTTTTGCTATTACATCAAGACCAGATATACGTTGAAAGACAATTTCGTACCTGACAACTTAATTGTGGTGACTGGAAAGGGGTTTCCAGATAATTTGACCAAGAAATTTGTCAATATCCTTGCAAATACTGCATTCACCAATTCAGTAACTCTAGGCTTTTTCGACTCTGACGTTTATGGAATAAATATCTGCAAAAATTACCAAGATGAAATTGCTACGGAATCTAAATCAAGAGATATCTATGCTGGGGTCTATTTGATGGACTACATTGCTGGATGGAGTGACATTACGGCTAGAGAAAGGATACTAATAATGAGCACAATTACGAAGATAACTACGGTGTATCCCACTATTCAAAATAAAAGATTTCACAGAGAGTTAACGAGAGGATTGTGGTTGTCCAAGAAATGTGAAATGAACGTATACCAAGGTGATGCAGACCAATCAGAAggaatttcatcaattgCGATCAATGAATACATACTATCTCAAATCAATTCCCACAAAAAAGTGATCAAATAA
- the IPP1 gene encoding Inorganic pyrophosphatase (Pyrophosphate phospho-hydrolase) (PPase) (go_function pyrophosphatase activity~go_component membrane~go_process metabolism) — MSYTTRQVAAANTLDYKVYLEKDGKVVSPFHDIPLYANEEKTILNMIVEVPRWTNAKLEISKEQKLNPIIQDTKKGKLRFVRNCFPHHGYIHNYGAFPQTWEDPNQIHPETKAKGDNDPLDVCEIGERVATVGEVKQVKVLGVMALLDEGETDWKVIVIDVHDPLAPKLNDIEDVETHLPGLLRATNEWFRIYKIPDGKPENQFAFSGECKNKKYAEEIISECAEAWDKLIKGESVDSKGIDLTNTTLSDSPTFSAAASKEIAAAAPAAAAPIDKSVDKWFFISGAH; from the coding sequence ATGTCGTACACCACTCGTCAAGTCGCTGCTGCCAACACTTTGGACTACAAAGTCTACCTTGAAAAGGATGGAAAGGTTGTTTCTCCTTTCCATGACATCCCTTTGTACgccaatgaagaaaagaccaTCTTGAACATGATCGTAGAAGTTCCAAGATGGACTAACGCTAAGTTGGAAATCTCCAAGGAACAAAAGTTGAACCCAATCATCCAAGACACCAAGAAAGGTAAATTGAGATTCGTTCGCAACTGCTTCCCACACCACGGTTACATTCACAACTATGGTGCTTTCCCACAAACCTGGGAAGACCCAAACCAAATTCACCCAGAAACTAAGGCTAAGGGTGATAACGATCCTTTGGATGTATGTGAAATTGGTGAAAGGGTTGCCACTGTAGGTGAAGTAAAGCAGGTTAAGGTCTTGGGTGTCATGGCTCTTTTGGACGAAGGTGAAACTGACTGGAAGGTTATCGTTATTGATGTCCACGACCCATTGGCTCCAAAGTTGAACGACATCGAAGATGTTGAAACTCACTTGCCGGGTTTGTTGAGAGCCACCAACGAATGGTTCAGAATTTACAAGATTCCTGATGGTAAGCCAGAAAACCAATTCGCTTTTTCGGGTGAATgtaagaacaagaagtatgctgaagaaatcatcagCGAATGTGCAGAAGCTTGGGACAAGTTGATTAAGGGCGAAAGTGTCGACTCTAAGGGTATTGACTTAACTAACACCACCTTGTCTGATTCACCTACCTTCAGTGCTGCCGCCTCCAAAGAAATAGCAGCTGCCGCTCCAGCTGCCGCTGCTCCGATTGACAAGTCTGTCGACAAGTGGTTCTTCATCTCTGGTGCTCATTAA
- a CDS encoding predicted protein (go_function disulfide oxidoreductase activity~go_process electron transport): MTATTKKVVIIGGSFSAILAVKILVGSKKTNNINLDISVVSPSDKAYFVIATPRLLFESEKVDDTLYDLETTIKKYAKGTNHSTTYIKASAVDVDLGKQVVSLSSGSKLNYDNLIVASGNRSEHPAFKLGNKTDASYTIESGKELAKSIRSAKSIAVIGGGSTGVELAGEIAYVYGQKKNIKLYTGSSQPLPSLSKSVGNKATKQLQDLNVEVINNRRAKNITKTSIEFNDGSVEKFDLVIPAFKYTPNSEFLPKDVLDKNGYVVTDKYFRLENYHNVIAVGDVISMGVKSLVDLMYFQKAGLENVINYEVFENSSTKLKEYKQPGIMLVVPISKKGGVGSVYGWSLPNFAVSFLKSKDYMISKSADSLS, translated from the coding sequence ATGACTGCCACAACTAAGAAAGTCGTTATAATTGGAGGATCATTTTCTGCTATATTAGCAGTGAAGATCTTAGTTGGTTCAAAGAAAACTAATAATATCAACTTAGACATTTCTGTTGTTTCACCATCCGATAAGGCATATTTTGTCATTGCCACACCAAGACTTCTCTTTGAATCTGAGAAGGTGGATGATACCTTATATGATTTAGAAACTACCATTAAGAAGTACGCTAAGGGAACCAATCATTCTACAACGTACATCAAAGCAAGTGCCGTTGATGTCGACTTAGGCAAACAAGTTGTGTCATTAAGTTCAGGTAGCAAACTTAACTATGACAACTTGATTGTTGCTTCTGGAAATAGGAGCGAACACCCTGCTTTCAAGTTGGGAAACAAGACAGATGCCTCTTATACTATTGAATCTGGAAAAGAGTTGGCAAAGTCCATCAGATCCGCGAAGTCAATTGCTGTCATTGGAGGTGGATCAACTGGAGTTGAACTTGCTGGAGAAATTGCTTATGTCTATGgtcagaagaagaatattaAGTTATATACTGGTTCCAGTCAACCATTGCCTTCTTTGAGCAAGTCTGTTGGCAACAAGGCTACTAAACAGCTCCAGGACTTGAATGTCGAAGTAATCAACAACCGCAGGGCCAAGAATATAACCAAAACTTCCATCGAATTCAACGACGGAAGTGTAGAAAAATTCGACTTGGTGATACCCGCCTTCAAGTACACTCCAAATTCTGAATTTTTGCCTAAAGACGTTCTTGACAAAAACGGTTATGTTGTCACTGACAAGTACTTCAGACTTGAAAATTATCACAATGTAATTGCTGTTGGTGATGTCATTTCGATGGGTGTCAAGAGTCTAGTTGATCTTATGTACTTCCAGAAGGCAGGTCTCGAGAATGTGATCAACTACGAAGTGTTTGAGAATAGTTCTACCAAACTAAAGGAATACAAGCAACCAGGCATAATGCTTGTTGTTCCTATCAGTAAGAAAGGTGGTGTCGGTTCGGTTTATGGATGGTCATTACCTAATTTTGCTGTTTCCTTTCTTAAATCCAAAGACTATATGATTTCTAAATCTGCAGACAGCTTGTCCTAG
- a CDS encoding DNA-repair translates to MDECKQLLDSGADVFSKFSSLGRLISLQGKMVTDLIDYSNGNQSQLSKTTLRPIREVDGFLMELSTAFKKRNKPKSVTDMIKSPSKFISTGLHTLDSDLGGGIPTGEITEIFGSSGCGKSHMLAQLAMECQLNEGDCKECIHIGTESFLETKRLHQIQQSYESKGSTVSLDNISYIYCQDLESQDHIIYTQLPIHLESKAGKVRLLVIDSIAQHLRREGSLSNSMYLEERIKQQEKDLKDCEDYQSIRSKQENNLKRFQKSTKYRNRMTKQHYLYLLHRHLQKLAKKYNIAVVVVNQVSDHASTYPLGGIFEDEINNPLNLNFQLGIHSGWDVKTLYSLQKQRKVFVNEREADIMEAELVKSINESPVKKRIVENESNLDMKHQRRENNDIKYNKQKELLFKLHKLRNLETKKVIPTLGYQWSCRMSIRIMLMKTYRPLMKSREQLEIENSEVVHPDSDLTYEKLCEGFSLVDSQINTDSQIESRKRNYSSLNGQRTIETSISGWEVERYAKVVYSSYSPIISGNSKIHFVIDKNGLHENI, encoded by the coding sequence ATGGATGAATGCAAACAGTTGTTGGATAGTGGAGCCGATGTCTTTTCTAAATTTCTGTCGTTAGGTAGATTGATTCTGCTTCAGGGAAAGATGGTTACTGACTTAATTGATTACTCGAACGGGAACCAAAGTCAACTTTCCAAGACAACTTTAAGACCCATTAGAGAAGTAGATGGTTTCTTAATGGAATTATCCACGGCattcaaaaaaagaaaTAAGCCCAAACTGGTCACGGATATGATAAAATCGCCGAGCAAGTTCATTTCAACGGGCTTGCATACTCTTGATAGTGATTTGGGTGGTGGAATTCCAACTGGTGAGATTACTGAGATATTTGGATCTAGCGGATGTGGCAAATCGCATATGCTTGCTCAACTTGCCATGGAATGTCAATTAAATGAAGGAGACTGCAAAGAATGTATTCACATTGGTACCGAATCATTTCTCGAAACGAAGAGACTCcatcaaatccaacaatCATACGAGCTGAAGGGTTCAACCGTGAGCTTGGACAATatttcatatatatattgtCAAGATTTGGAGAGTCAGGATCATATTATTTACACACAATTGCCAATTCATTTAGAACTGAAGGCTGGGAAAGTTCGCTTGCTAGTTATAGATAGCATTGCACAGCATTTGCGACGAGAAGGGTCTCTTTCAAATTCGATGTATTTGGAAGAGCGAATCAAGCAACAGGAGAAGGATCTAAAAGATTGTGAAGACTATCAGTCAATAAGActgaaacaagaaaataattTAAAGAGATTTCaaaaatctacaaaataCAGAAATCGAATGACAAAGCAACACTATTTGTATTTGCTTCACCGACACTTACAAAAATTGGCTAAGAAGTACAATATTGCCGTAGTAGTGGTCAATCAAGTTAGCGACCACGCGTCTACTTACCCATTAGGTGGAATTTTcgaagatgaaattaatAATCCATTGAATTTAAACTTTCAATTGGGAATTCATTCAGGATGGGATGTTAAAACATTATATTcacttcagaaacagagaaaAGTTTTCGTAAACGAAAGGGAAGCAGACATAATGGAAGCAGAGCTTGTGAAGTCTATCAATGAACTGCCagtcaagaaaagaatagtAGAAAATGAGCTGAACCTTGACATGAAGCATCAGCGCAGAGAAAATAATGATATCAAGTACAATAAACAAAAGGAGCTCTTGTTTAAGTTGCACAAATTAAGAAATTTAGAAACAAAAAAGGTCATTCCAACTTTGGGTTACCAATGGAGTTGCAGAATGTCTATCAGAATCATGTTGATGAAAACCTACAGACCCCTAATGAAGAGCAGGGAACAATTAGAGATCGAAAATAGCGAAGTTGTACATCCTGATTCGGATCTTACATATGAAAAACTTTGTGAAGGCTTCTCACTAGTTGATTCACAGATCAATACTGATTCGCAAATTGAAAGTAGAAAGCGAAATTATTCAAGCTTGAATGGCCAACGTACCATAGAAACTAGCATCAGTGGGTGGGAAGTCGAAAGATATGCCAAAGTAGTATACTCGTCTTATTCTCCAATAATTTCTGGTAATTCCAAAATTCACTTTGTGATTGATAAGAATGGCTTACATGAGAATATCTAA
- a CDS encoding predicted protein, translating to FIDEVDIELVNQELNFHSHDNNLVIKGGCDLFTTKPIGSDRKLFKTIDKHLDQIIEDNQLSRSVERERKNSVNSLLGSSASPPLSDFASRRGSYATITERDRRGSSSSVHFNKNSLSTSLGNGNNQSLLSNSLNAETSFENDAVDESPFGPLKNVTTRKTFAYLIAILNTSFPDHDFSNLQPTTENFHRIHNPEDLIHKFNNIMISLGKKEDLLNWIWDTVNVYMDIIPSRSSPHFPAQSGAPPSRKNSFNNTSSSQRVSSITSNGNSSPPHNILHENCQIYQFQPSDESILEDLNYPYQTMWSYYWFIYNKKKKRVSFIYLTAINKIHFSMINNMPSINGSNSNENGPDGQNIEEDDEDIYLDEYMDEDVIIDDDEDENDNDVVGDLEI from the coding sequence TTTATCGACGAAGTCGATATAGAATTGGTTAACCAAGAGTtaaattttcattctcatGACAACAATCTTGTTATCAAAGGTGGATGTGATTTGTTTACAACGAAGCCAATTGGATCAGACCGAAAATTGTTTAAGACTATCGATAAGCATTTGGACCAAATAATTGAAGACAATCAACTTTCTCGTTCTGTTGAACGCGAGAGGAAAAACTCAGTTAATTCCCTTCTTGGCAGTAGTGCCAGTCCCCCATTATCAGATTTTGCCAGTAGAAGAGGAAGCTATGCAACAATCACTGAAAGAGATAGAAGAGGAAGTTCCAGCCTGGTGCATTTCAACAAAAATTCATTATCTACGTCATTAGGAAACGGAAACAATCAATCCCTTCTCTCCAATTCATTAAATGCAGAAACTTCTTTTGAAAATGATGCAGTAGATGAATCTCCGTTTGGGCCCTTGAAAAATGTCACCACGAGAAAGACATTCGCGTATTTAATCGCCATATTGAATACTTCATTTCCTGACCATgacttttcaaatttacaaCCAACAACGGAAAACTTCCACAGAATTCACAATCCCGAAGATTTAATTCACAAATTTAACAATATAATGATTTCACTAGGCAAGAAGGaggacttgttgaattggATTTGGGATACTGTGAATGTATACATGGATATAATACCCTCCAGGTCATCGCCGCACTTTCCTGCTCAATCTGGTGCACCCCCCAGTAGGAAGAACAGTTTCAATAACACTTCCTCTTCTCAGAGAGTGAGCTCTATTACCTCTAATGGAAATAGTTCCCCACCACATAATATTCTTCACGAAAATTGTCAAATATATCAATTCCAACCATCAGATGaatcaattcttgaagacttgaatTATCCCTATCAAACCATGTGGTCATATTACTGGTTCATCtacaacaaaaagaaaaagagagtTTCGTTCATCTATTTAACGGCTATCAACAAGATTCACTTTTCCATGATAAATAACATGCCTTCCATCAATGGATCAAATAGCAATGAAAATGGCCCCGATGGTCAGAACATTGAAGAGGATGATGAGGACATTTATCTCGACGAATACATGGATGAAGATGTAATAatagatgatgatgaagatgagaaTGACAATGATGTGGTAGGTGACTTAGAAATTTAA
- the ARA1 gene encoding D-arabinose dehydrogenase, with product MTQLATDVDFVLSNGKTIPALGLGTVPPEDPHELKEQVITAVKAGYRHIDTAWYYGTEEYIGQALKQLFEEGIVKREDLFITTKVWPSFWRNPEKSLDKSLADLGLDYVDLFLQHWPVVLHGDENGLPPQPRDKDGKLIYDDDPVSGIKYIDAYHSLEDIMDNTSKVKSIGVSNYSIPKLRKLLAAVRKHKPVVNQIEYHPLLPQQDLVKYCYDNGVHISAYSPVGSNGAPVLKLQLINELASKYDVSVNEIANAYHILQGRSVLPRSSNLERIKSIIRLPNLTTEELNALYQIGVESPTRYINDEWGYGLGFKWWKGDTLSKDFD from the coding sequence ATGACCCAATTGGCAACTGACGTTGATTTTGTTTTAAGTAATGGGAAGACTATCCCAGCGCTAGGTTTGGGAACTGTTCCTCCTGAAGACCCACACGAATTGAAGGAACAAGTAATTACTGCAGTAAAAGCTGGATACCGCCATATTGACACTGCTTGGTATTATGGAACCGAGGAATACATTGGACAAGCATTGAAGCAACTTTTTGAAGAGGGCATTGTGAAAAGAGAGGATTTGTTTATTACTACGAAAGTATGGCCATCTTTTTGGCGCAATCCTGAAAAATCCTTGGACAAGTCCCTCGCGGATCTTGGGTTAGACTACGTAGATTTGTTCTTGCAGCATTGGCCAGTTGTACTTCATGGTGACGAGAATGGTTTGCCTCCTCAACCTCGTGACAAGGATGGGAAGTTAATTTATGACGATGATCCTGTCTCTGGAATCAAGTATATTGATGCCTACCATagtcttgaagatatcatGGACAATACTTCTAAAGTTAAATCCATTGGTGTTTCTAACTATTCTATCCCTAAGCTTAGAAAGTTACTTGCAGCGGTTAGAAAACACAAGCCAGTTGTTAATCAAATCGAGTATCATCCTCTACTTCCACAACAAGATTTAGTGAAGTACTGCTACGACAATGGCGTTCATATATCAGCCTATTCTCCAGTCGGAAGTAATGGCGCTCCTGTTTTGAAACTTCAATTGATAAATGAATTGGCATCTAAGTATGATGTTTCAGTCAATGAGATAGCCAATGCTTATCATATCTTGCAGGGCCGTTCGGTTTTACCAAGATCTTCTAACCTAGAAAGAATAAAGTCCATCATTAGGTTGCCCAACTTGACAACTGAGGAGCTAAATGCTCTCTACCAGATCGGTGTTGAAAGCCCAACTAGATATATCAACGATGAATGGGGATATGGTTTAGGTTTCAAGTGGTGGAAAGGAGATACACTTAGCAAAGATTTTGATTAG
- a CDS encoding tRNA dihydrouridine synthase (go_function oxidoreductase activity; FAD binding~go_process tRNA processing) produces the protein MTILEKAKGRELYDSMGQPKRIVGPMVDQSELAWRILSRRYGADLCYTPMFHAKLFATEQKYRDNMWSELDGDFEKDRPLIVQFCANDPDYLLQAAKFVEDKCDAVDLNLGCPQGIAKKGKYGAFLMDDWDLVHTLIKNLHDNLKVPVTAKIRIYDDWEKSLQYAKMILDAGAQFITVHGRTRDMKGQATGLANWKVLRYLRENLPKDQVFFANGNILYPSDLGRCENETQCDAVMSAEGNLYNPGVFWTNSADKDRQFSRVDKMLREYFEIVKICPGSASRHAMKAHFFKLLHAFLNTHKELRPIIGRTSVHACLEDWEAIVVRVEEIVTEIFSRPDINEIDKITTGQIQHWGGSYKEVPYWRCQPYFRTVDGEKQNTRVLKIAGDKTSIESNNKRKNSISLEQDSTKKIKDEQ, from the coding sequence ATGACGATACTCGAGAAAGCAAAAGGACGCGAATTGTACGATTCCATGGGCCAACCAAAAAGAATTGTTGGTCCAATGGTGGATCAATCGGAATTGGCATGGAGGATTCTTTCACGGAGATATGGCGCTGACTTATGCTACACTCCTATGTTTCATGCAAAATTGTTTGCTACTGAGCAGAAGTATAGAGACAATATGTGGAGTGAATTGGATGGTGATTTTGAGAAAGATAGGCCCTTAATAGTTCAATTTTGTGCTAATGATCCCGACTACTTACTACAAGCAGCAAAATTCGTAGAAGACAAATGTGATGCAGTAGATTTGAACCTTGGTTGTCCTCAAGGAATTGCAAAGAAGGGAAAATATGGAGCATTTTTGATGGATGACTGGGATTTAGTCCATACTTTAATAAAGAACTTGCATGATAATCTAAAAGTCCCTGTGACTGCAAAAATACGAATCTACGATGATTGGGAGAAATCACTCCAGTATGCAAAGATGATTTTGGATGCTGGAGCTCAATTTATTACTGTACATGGTAGAACAAGGGATATGAAAGGACAGGCAACAGGTTTGGCAAATTGGAAGGTCTTGAGATATTTGCGTGAGAATTTGCCTAAGGATCAAGTATTTTTCGCAAATGGAAACATATTGTATCCGTCAGACCTAGGCAGATGTGAAAATGAAACTCAATGTGACGCTGTTATGTCAGCAGAAGGTAATTTATATAATCCAGGTGTTTTTTGGACAAACTCAGCAGATAAGGATAGACAATTTTCTAGAGTAGACAAGATGTTGAGAGAGTATTTTGAGATTGTCAAGATATGCCCCGGTTCAGCTTCGAGACACGCAATGAAAGcacacttcttcaaattaTTGCATGCATTTTTGAATACTCACAAAGAGTTGCGCCCAATAATAGGTAGGACTAGTGTACATGCCTGTTTAGAAGATTGGGAAGCAATCGTAGTTAgggttgaagaaattgtgactgaaattttcagtaGACCCGATATTAACGAAATTGACAAAATAACTACAGGTCAAATCCAACATTGGGGTGGCTCGTATAAAGAAGTGCCTTACTGGAGGTGTCAGCCTTATTTCCGAACTGTGGACGGTGAAAAGCAAAATACTAGAGTTCTCAAGATTGCTGGAGATAAAACTTCTATTGAATCTAATAATAAGCGCAAAAATTCTATTTCCCTCGAGCAAGATTCCACtaagaagatcaaagaCGAACAATAG